One Chitinophagaceae bacterium C216 genomic window carries:
- a CDS encoding hypothetical protein (UPF0301 protein VC_0467): MNLVKKYLYWLMIEPKAGRLLVANPHLDDPNFLRSVIFLCEHNEEGSFGFVLNRKLDYTVDELVPELGDFQLPVYEGGPVELHTLHFLHQYPEQIPGGQEVMEGVYWGGEFEKLIELINSRTIDTDKIRFYLGYSGWGAGQLASEMDENTWIVSEASKKFLFASNEKELWKAVLKELGGTYELFINAPVDPRLN, encoded by the coding sequence GAAAAAGTATTTATATTGGCTTATGATCGAACCAAAAGCAGGAAGATTACTGGTTGCGAATCCACACCTTGACGACCCCAACTTCCTCAGGAGTGTGATATTTCTATGCGAACATAATGAGGAGGGGAGTTTTGGATTTGTGCTGAACCGAAAGTTGGATTATACTGTAGATGAATTGGTACCCGAGCTGGGCGATTTTCAATTGCCCGTATATGAAGGTGGACCGGTAGAGTTGCATACACTTCATTTCTTGCATCAATATCCTGAGCAGATACCCGGCGGTCAGGAGGTGATGGAAGGCGTATATTGGGGTGGTGAATTTGAAAAACTCATAGAATTGATTAATTCCCGTACTATAGATACTGATAAAATAAGATTTTATTTAGGATACAGTGGCTGGGGGGCCGGGCAACTGGCTTCCGAAATGGATGAAAACACTTGGATTGTTTCTGAAGCCTCAAAAAAGTTTCTTTTTGCTTCTAATGAAAAAGAGTTATGGAAAGCCGTTCTGAAAGAATTGGGTGGTACCTATGAGTTATTCATAAATGCCCCTGTAGACCCAAGGTTGAATTAA